The Mesorhizobium sp. INR15 region GCCCGCCTTCTGCGCGGCGTCGAACGCCTGCTGTGTATAGGTCTGATGATCGGCGGCCAGCGCCACCGAGGCAGAGGCGAGGCTGGTCATCGCGGTCAAAGCGATCAGAAACAGGCGGCGATCAAGCATTTTTGGCTCCAGGAATCGTGAATCGAACAACCCGGCACGCGAACATGCCGTCACATCTGGTCATTCGCAACGTCAGGACCAGCCGTTACAGGCTCACGGTCATGTTACCGTCCTATTCCGCCGTGCCTTCCTCATATTCGGCCGACATGGTCAGCCATTTTTCTTCATGACCAGCCAGCGTCTGGGCGAGTTGCGAGCGCTCCTTGGCCAGCCGCGTCGCCGTCGACGGGTCCTTTTCATAGACCGCCGGGTTGGACAATTCATCCTCGATGCCATCGATGCGCTTGCGGATGCGGTCCATCAGCGCCTCCGTGGCGCGGATTTCCTTGGCCAGCGGCTCCATGGCAGCGCGGCGCTGGGCTGCCTCGCGGCGGCGGTCGGCTTTTGAGGCCTTGTCCGCCTCGCGCCGCTCGCGACGGTCGCCGGACACACCTGTGACCAGCGTCTTGTAGTCCTCCAGGTCGCCATCATACGGATTGACCGCGCCATCCTTGACCAGCCAAAGCCGGTCGGCCGTCGCTTCCAGCAAATGGCGGTCATGCGAGATCAGGATGACGGCGCCGGGAAATTCGTTCAGCGCGTGTATCAGGGATTCGCGGCTGTCGATGTCGAGATGGTTGGTCGGTTCGTCGAGGATGAACAGGTTCGGCCCTTCGAAGGCCGACAGGCCCATCAACAGCCGCGCCTTCTCGCCACCCGAAAGATCCTTGGCGGCGGTGTTCATCTTTTCCGTGGTCAGTCCGAACTGCGCGACGCGGCCACGCACTTTGGATTCCGGCGCTTCCGGCATCAGCCTGCGGACATGTTCATAGGCGTTTTCGTCGGGCCTCAGATCATCGAGCTGGTGCTGGGCGAAGATCGCCACCTTCAGGCCCGGGGCCACCGTCATGGTGCCGGTCTCCTGCTTCAGACGGCCCGACAGAAGCTTGGCGAAGGTCGACTTGCCGTTGCCGTTGGCGCCAAGCAGCGCGATGCGGTCGTCGGCGTCGATGCGCAGCGTCATCTTCTTCAGGATCGGCTGACCCTCGACATAGCCGACATTGACGTTGTTCAACGCCACGATCGGCGAGGCCACCGTCTTGACCGGTTCGGGGAAGGAGAACGGCCGAACCGTATCGTTCACGATGGCCGCGATCGGCTTCATCCTTTCCAGCGCCTTGATGCGCGACTGCGCCTGCCTGGCCTTGGAAGCCTTGGCGCGGAATCGCTCGACGAAGGATTCCATGTGCTTGCGGGCAGCCTCCTGCTTGACGCGGCCCTTCTCCTGCAATTCCTTCTGCTCGGTATATTGGCGCTCGAACTGGTCGTAACCACCGCGCCAGAAGGTCAGCTTCTTCTGGTCGAGATGGACAATGGAGTTGACCGCGCGGTTGAGCAGGTCGCGATCATGCGAGATCAGCAAAACCGTGTGCGGATACTTCGAGACGTAATTCTCCAGCCACAACGTGCCTTCGAGATCGAGGTAGTTGGTCGGTTCGTCGAGCAGCAGAAGGTCCGGTTCGGAAAACAGCACCGCCGCCAGCGCCACGCGCATGCGCCAGCCGCCGGAGAAGGACGAAGCCGGCCGGCGCTGTGCCGCGTCGTCGAAACCAAGGCCGGCGAGGATGGTGGCCGCGCGTGATTCGGCTGAGTGCGCGTCGATGTCGGCCAGCCGCATATGAATATCGGCGATGCGATGCGGATCGGTGGCGGTCTTTTCTTCTTCGAGCAGCGCCGTGCGCTCGAGATCGGCCTTAAGCACGATCTCGATCAGCGCATCCTCTGTACCCGGCGCTTCCTGCGCCACCTGGCCGATGCGGGTGTTCTTCGGCAGACTGATCGAACCGGTCTCGGAGGCGAGGTCGCCGGTGATGGCCTTGAACAGCGTTGTCTTGCCAGTGCCGTTGCGGCCGACAAGCCCTGCCTTCGTGCCCGCTGGCAAGGTCAGCGAGGCATGATCGAGAAGCAGGCGCCCGGCCATGCGGAGCGAAAGGTCGTTTATGATCAGCATGGCCGCGCTTTTGCACGGGAGACCAGCGCTTCGCAAGGCCTTGCGGACCAGTTGGCGCGACAAGACATGCGTATGAGGCGCCTACAGCACGCGACAATGCTGGTCGTGCCGACGCTTTTCAGCGCCGGCACAGACAGCACTCAGGCTGTCGCCTTGCGTTTCGTCGCCTTGGCCGCGGCAACTGGTGGTGCGGCCGGCTTGCGGCCAAGCCCCGTCGACTTTGCCAGCGCCGACCGGGTCGCTGAGTAATTTGGAGCGACCATCGGATAGTCCTGCGGCAAGCTCCACTTGGCCCGATACTCATCAGGGGAAAGACCGTAGTCGGTCCTGAGATGCCGCTTGAGCGACTTGAACTTCTTCCCGTCTTCCAGACAGATTATATAGTCGGGAAACACGGACTTCTTCGGGTTTACCGCCGGATTGAGCGCCGGGCTTTCGACGGCCGCAACGCCGCCCAGCTTGCGAACCGCGGCGTTGACGCTTGCGATCAGATCGGGCAGGCCAGCCGCCGGAAGCGGATTGTTGCCGACATAGGCCGAGACGATATCTGCTGTCAGTTCGATGGCTGTTTTGTCGTCGATATTTGACAATTCTTGTACTCCTGATGACGTTAAGTCACCGCTCCTGGTGAAGTCTTCTTTTGCGGTATCGATCCAGCAGTGTCCCCAACGGACCGCCAAGCCTCAACAAAGCGTCAAGACTCGATACAAGGCAATGATTTCAATGAAAAATGGAGCCGTGCAAATTAGAAAATCTAATACTTGGATAGAGCCGGTTTTTGGGCTCCGCCTTCGGCCAATATATCGAGAATACGCTTCCAGCGGGCACAACGTGCGAAATCTTTCTGCTCTATCGCTTTTTCCGCCTTCATAGCGGCATAGAGTGGCGCTTCGGCGCCAAATTCCTTGATCAGCCAATGCGCCTCCTGTCTGGCGAGACGTTCATTCTCATCAAGCATGGCTTTTGGCCTCCGAGCGCTCCAGGCCGACCGCGATGCAACTGCCGATCACGAGGACCGCGCCTGCCATGGCCGTCACCGTCAACCGCTCACCCGACAAGGTCAAAAGAAGTGTTGATAAGATCGGCGTGAGATAGGCGACGACAGCAACCTTGCCGCCACCTTCCAGTTTCAAAGCGCGAGACCAGAAGTAGTAACCCAAGCCCATAGGACCGGCACCAAGGTAGAGC contains the following coding sequences:
- a CDS encoding ABC-F family ATP-binding cassette domain-containing protein, producing the protein MLIINDLSLRMAGRLLLDHASLTLPAGTKAGLVGRNGTGKTTLFKAITGDLASETGSISLPKNTRIGQVAQEAPGTEDALIEIVLKADLERTALLEEEKTATDPHRIADIHMRLADIDAHSAESRAATILAGLGFDDAAQRRPASSFSGGWRMRVALAAVLFSEPDLLLLDEPTNYLDLEGTLWLENYVSKYPHTVLLISHDRDLLNRAVNSIVHLDQKKLTFWRGGYDQFERQYTEQKELQEKGRVKQEAARKHMESFVERFRAKASKARQAQSRIKALERMKPIAAIVNDTVRPFSFPEPVKTVASPIVALNNVNVGYVEGQPILKKMTLRIDADDRIALLGANGNGKSTFAKLLSGRLKQETGTMTVAPGLKVAIFAQHQLDDLRPDENAYEHVRRLMPEAPESKVRGRVAQFGLTTEKMNTAAKDLSGGEKARLLMGLSAFEGPNLFILDEPTNHLDIDSRESLIHALNEFPGAVILISHDRHLLEATADRLWLVKDGAVNPYDGDLEDYKTLVTGVSGDRRERREADKASKADRRREAAQRRAAMEPLAKEIRATEALMDRIRKRIDGIEDELSNPAVYEKDPSTATRLAKERSQLAQTLAGHEEKWLTMSAEYEEGTAE
- a CDS encoding MucR family transcriptional regulator, with protein sequence MSNIDDKTAIELTADIVSAYVGNNPLPAAGLPDLIASVNAAVRKLGGVAAVESPALNPAVNPKKSVFPDYIICLEDGKKFKSLKRHLRTDYGLSPDEYRAKWSLPQDYPMVAPNYSATRSALAKSTGLGRKPAAPPVAAAKATKRKATA